One genomic segment of Stigmatopora argus isolate UIUO_Sarg chromosome 1, RoL_Sarg_1.0, whole genome shotgun sequence includes these proteins:
- the LOC144085984 gene encoding target of Nesh-SH3-like isoform X1, giving the protein MRLIDHKTAFPAALLRLSAFWFPSPGLWRQDPEASVLRFWQSVQGVWKEKEDNCPGAASFVLRLFLLGAVLLYSCILAQRIPGHRYTVRVKINATEDTIVMKFVRPSPDLKLEGYILGYGSSASSRQFIPLPENGVPYQAEMEAEPKYLVAVQPILPNDVTKHCTGKVNLDEPLNLAIGAVSPTAVLLSWGQHLKSAYDRDILDDCLQDGYYTIRYRERNMKWVYQTCPTRDTVIDNLTPDTPYEFGVRSNKDDRAGAWSKAKIHSTNLAGKKTQKIPKLRHPLNPLRPRSLFPPRPALHNRTQSRLTSLLRSAALPVNGHRNFPPIKSALWTRLHQESLNKKKNLLARPNQSEKNSDQKHADKLAVLKPKVPVSTAKPTTARPVNYQEKYTTTTSPTPTAPPHESWEDSDLFQSQPASDVDAMGKKRYVAPHVIYQTGKKADEPCSITSSLNFFPGDERKDANVTAAPKLSPTNLTVFTVEGCPSFIILDWEKTNNETKEYEVISTTRGPDGEKVSILTTDQTHTAVENLKPESSYEFKVTPKNDLGSGPSSEAVSFNTESADPRVSENVSGKDALWTQFPFKTDSYSTCNGKQYVKRTWYRKFVGVQLCNSLRYKIYLSDSLHGQFYNIGDESGFGEDHCQFVDSFLDGKTGRQVIADQLPSRSGFYRAVRQEPVRFGPMGRHSHVNYVSWYECGTPIPGKW; this is encoded by the exons ATGCGTTTGATtgaccacaaaactgctttCCCAGCAGCTCTGCTAAGACTTTCTGCATTCTGGTTTCCCTCTCCTGGTCTCTGGCGGCAGGATCCCGAGGCCTCCGTACTCAGGTTCTGGCAAAGTGTTCAAGGCGtttggaaagaaaaagaggACAATTGCCCAG GCGCTGCTTCCTTCGTCCTCCGTCTCTTCCTGCTCGGAGCTGTGCTCCTGTACAGCTGCATCCTTGCACAGAGGATCCCAG GGCATCGCTACACTGTTAGAGTCAAGATCAATGCCACTGAGGACACGATTGTCATGAAGTTTGTGCGCCCAAGCCCCGACTTGAAGCTGGAAGGTTACATTCTGGGTTACGGCAGCAGTGCCTCTTCCAGGCAGTTCATCCCCTTGCCTGAAAATGGCGTACCATACCAGGCTGAGATGG AAGCAGAGCCTAAGTACCTAGTGGCCGTGCAGCCTATCCTTCCCAACGACGTGACCAAACACTGCACAG GAAAGGTCAACTTGGATGAGCCGCTGAATCTGGCAATTGGTGCTGTCAGCCCAACAGCAGTGCTGCTGTCCTGGGGGCAGCATCTGAAAAGTGCCTATGACAGAGACATCCTTGATGATTGCCTGCAGGATGG TTACTACACCATTCGCTACAGGGAAAGGAATATGAAGTGGGTCTACCAGACATGCCCAACAAGAGACACAGTCATCGACAACCTCACCCCTGACACACCTTATGAGTTCGGCGTCCGCTCCAACAAGGATGACCGCGCAGGTGCTTGGAGTAAAGCCAAGATCCACAGTACCAACCTGGCAG gtaaaaaaacacagaagatcCCAAAGCTCCGACATCCTCTG AACCCTTTAAGGCCTCGTTCTCTCTTCCCACCACGTCCAG CATTGCACAACCGGACACAATCTCGGCTTACATCACTGCTTCGCAGCGCCGCTCTACCAG TTAACGGACACCGGAATTTCCCTCCCATCAAGTCTGCTTTATGGACCCGACTTCATCAAG AATCTCTCAACAAGAAGAAAAACCTGCTCGCAAGACCAAATCAATCAG AAAAGAACAGCGACCAGAAACACGCAGACAAATTGGCGGTCCTCAAGCCCAAAGTCCCAGTCAGCACTGCCAAGCCGACCACTGCCAGGCCAGTCAATTACCAAGAAAAATACACGACGACCACGTCACCCACACCCACAG CCCCTCCACACGAATCATGGGAAGACTCAGACTTGTTTCAGTCGCAGCCGGCCTCAGACGTTGACGCCATGGGCAAAAAGCGTTACGTTG CGCCTCACGTCATCTACCAAACGGGCAAGAAAGCAGACGAGCCATGTTCTATTACGTCATCCTTGAACTTTTTTCCTGGGGATGAACGCAAGGATGCTAATGTGACAGCTGCGCCCAAGTTGTCGCCCACGAACCTCACAGTTTTTACTGTCGAGGGATGTCCTTCCTTCATCATACTGGACTGGGAAAAGACGAACAATGAAACCAAAG AGTATGAAGTCATCTCAACCACCCGAGGACCTGACGGGGAGAAAGTGTCCATTTTGACCACTGACCAGACGCATACTGCAGTAGAGAACCTTAAACCTGAAAGCAG TTATGAGTTTAAGGTGactccaaaaaatgacttagGTTCAGGCCCATCCAGTGAAGCTGTGTCCTTCAACACTGAGTCAG CGGACCCTCGAGTTAGTGAAAACGTCTCAG GAAAAGATGCCCTGTGGACGCAGTTCCCCTTTAAAACAGACTCATACTCCACTTGTAACGGGAAGCAATACGTCAAGAGAACCTGGTACCGCAAGTTTGTAGGGGTGCAGCTGTGCAATTCGCTCAGATACAAGATCTACTTGAGCGATTCGCTGCATG GCCAGTTCTACAACATCGGAGACGAGAGCGGCTTCGGGGAGGATCACTGCCAGTTCGTCGATTCCTTCTTGGACGGAAAAACTGGACGGCAAGTGATTGCAGACCAGCTACCTTCTAGATCTG GCTTTTATCGAGCAGTTCGACAGGAGCCTGTACGATTTGGCCCAATGGGTAGACATTCTCACGTCAATTACGTATCTTGGTACGAGTGCGGAACTCCTATCCCGGGAAAGTGGTAA
- the LOC144085984 gene encoding target of Nesh-SH3-like isoform X3: MRLIDHKTAFPAALLRLSAFWFPSPGLWRQDPEASVLRFWQSVQGVWKEKEDNCPGAASFVLRLFLLGAVLLYSCILAQRIPGHRYTVRVKINATEDTIVMKFVRPSPDLKLEGYILGYGSSASSRQFIPLPENGVPYQAEMEAEPKYLVAVQPILPNDVTKHCTGKVNLDEPLNLAIGAVSPTAVLLSWGQHLKSAYDRDILDDCLQDGYYTIRYRERNMKWVYQTCPTRDTVIDNLTPDTPYEFGVRSNKDDRAGAWSKAKIHSTNLAGKKTQKIPKLRHPLNPLRPRSLFPPRPVNGHRNFPPIKSALWTRLHQESLNKKKNLLARPNQSEKNSDQKHADKLAVLKPKVPVSTAKPTTARPVNYQEKYTTTTSPTPTAPPHESWEDSDLFQSQPASDVDAMGKKRYVAPHVIYQTGKKADEPCSITSSLNFFPGDERKDANVTAAPKLSPTNLTVFTVEGCPSFIILDWEKTNNETKEYEVISTTRGPDGEKVSILTTDQTHTAVENLKPESSYEFKVTPKNDLGSGPSSEAVSFNTESADPRVSENVSGKDALWTQFPFKTDSYSTCNGKQYVKRTWYRKFVGVQLCNSLRYKIYLSDSLHGQFYNIGDESGFGEDHCQFVDSFLDGKTGRQVIADQLPSRSGFYRAVRQEPVRFGPMGRHSHVNYVSWYECGTPIPGKW, encoded by the exons ATGCGTTTGATtgaccacaaaactgctttCCCAGCAGCTCTGCTAAGACTTTCTGCATTCTGGTTTCCCTCTCCTGGTCTCTGGCGGCAGGATCCCGAGGCCTCCGTACTCAGGTTCTGGCAAAGTGTTCAAGGCGtttggaaagaaaaagaggACAATTGCCCAG GCGCTGCTTCCTTCGTCCTCCGTCTCTTCCTGCTCGGAGCTGTGCTCCTGTACAGCTGCATCCTTGCACAGAGGATCCCAG GGCATCGCTACACTGTTAGAGTCAAGATCAATGCCACTGAGGACACGATTGTCATGAAGTTTGTGCGCCCAAGCCCCGACTTGAAGCTGGAAGGTTACATTCTGGGTTACGGCAGCAGTGCCTCTTCCAGGCAGTTCATCCCCTTGCCTGAAAATGGCGTACCATACCAGGCTGAGATGG AAGCAGAGCCTAAGTACCTAGTGGCCGTGCAGCCTATCCTTCCCAACGACGTGACCAAACACTGCACAG GAAAGGTCAACTTGGATGAGCCGCTGAATCTGGCAATTGGTGCTGTCAGCCCAACAGCAGTGCTGCTGTCCTGGGGGCAGCATCTGAAAAGTGCCTATGACAGAGACATCCTTGATGATTGCCTGCAGGATGG TTACTACACCATTCGCTACAGGGAAAGGAATATGAAGTGGGTCTACCAGACATGCCCAACAAGAGACACAGTCATCGACAACCTCACCCCTGACACACCTTATGAGTTCGGCGTCCGCTCCAACAAGGATGACCGCGCAGGTGCTTGGAGTAAAGCCAAGATCCACAGTACCAACCTGGCAG gtaaaaaaacacagaagatcCCAAAGCTCCGACATCCTCTG AACCCTTTAAGGCCTCGTTCTCTCTTCCCACCACGTCCAG TTAACGGACACCGGAATTTCCCTCCCATCAAGTCTGCTTTATGGACCCGACTTCATCAAG AATCTCTCAACAAGAAGAAAAACCTGCTCGCAAGACCAAATCAATCAG AAAAGAACAGCGACCAGAAACACGCAGACAAATTGGCGGTCCTCAAGCCCAAAGTCCCAGTCAGCACTGCCAAGCCGACCACTGCCAGGCCAGTCAATTACCAAGAAAAATACACGACGACCACGTCACCCACACCCACAG CCCCTCCACACGAATCATGGGAAGACTCAGACTTGTTTCAGTCGCAGCCGGCCTCAGACGTTGACGCCATGGGCAAAAAGCGTTACGTTG CGCCTCACGTCATCTACCAAACGGGCAAGAAAGCAGACGAGCCATGTTCTATTACGTCATCCTTGAACTTTTTTCCTGGGGATGAACGCAAGGATGCTAATGTGACAGCTGCGCCCAAGTTGTCGCCCACGAACCTCACAGTTTTTACTGTCGAGGGATGTCCTTCCTTCATCATACTGGACTGGGAAAAGACGAACAATGAAACCAAAG AGTATGAAGTCATCTCAACCACCCGAGGACCTGACGGGGAGAAAGTGTCCATTTTGACCACTGACCAGACGCATACTGCAGTAGAGAACCTTAAACCTGAAAGCAG TTATGAGTTTAAGGTGactccaaaaaatgacttagGTTCAGGCCCATCCAGTGAAGCTGTGTCCTTCAACACTGAGTCAG CGGACCCTCGAGTTAGTGAAAACGTCTCAG GAAAAGATGCCCTGTGGACGCAGTTCCCCTTTAAAACAGACTCATACTCCACTTGTAACGGGAAGCAATACGTCAAGAGAACCTGGTACCGCAAGTTTGTAGGGGTGCAGCTGTGCAATTCGCTCAGATACAAGATCTACTTGAGCGATTCGCTGCATG GCCAGTTCTACAACATCGGAGACGAGAGCGGCTTCGGGGAGGATCACTGCCAGTTCGTCGATTCCTTCTTGGACGGAAAAACTGGACGGCAAGTGATTGCAGACCAGCTACCTTCTAGATCTG GCTTTTATCGAGCAGTTCGACAGGAGCCTGTACGATTTGGCCCAATGGGTAGACATTCTCACGTCAATTACGTATCTTGGTACGAGTGCGGAACTCCTATCCCGGGAAAGTGGTAA
- the LOC144085984 gene encoding target of Nesh-SH3-like isoform X2 — translation MRLIDHKTAFPAALLRLSAFWFPSPGLWRQDPEASVLRFWQSVQGVWKEKEDNCPGAASFVLRLFLLGAVLLYSCILAQRIPGHRYTVRVKINATEDTIVMKFVRPSPDLKLEGYILGYGSSASSRQFIPLPENGVPYQAEMAEPKYLVAVQPILPNDVTKHCTGKVNLDEPLNLAIGAVSPTAVLLSWGQHLKSAYDRDILDDCLQDGYYTIRYRERNMKWVYQTCPTRDTVIDNLTPDTPYEFGVRSNKDDRAGAWSKAKIHSTNLAGKKTQKIPKLRHPLNPLRPRSLFPPRPALHNRTQSRLTSLLRSAALPVNGHRNFPPIKSALWTRLHQESLNKKKNLLARPNQSEKNSDQKHADKLAVLKPKVPVSTAKPTTARPVNYQEKYTTTTSPTPTAPPHESWEDSDLFQSQPASDVDAMGKKRYVAPHVIYQTGKKADEPCSITSSLNFFPGDERKDANVTAAPKLSPTNLTVFTVEGCPSFIILDWEKTNNETKEYEVISTTRGPDGEKVSILTTDQTHTAVENLKPESSYEFKVTPKNDLGSGPSSEAVSFNTESADPRVSENVSGKDALWTQFPFKTDSYSTCNGKQYVKRTWYRKFVGVQLCNSLRYKIYLSDSLHGQFYNIGDESGFGEDHCQFVDSFLDGKTGRQVIADQLPSRSGFYRAVRQEPVRFGPMGRHSHVNYVSWYECGTPIPGKW, via the exons ATGCGTTTGATtgaccacaaaactgctttCCCAGCAGCTCTGCTAAGACTTTCTGCATTCTGGTTTCCCTCTCCTGGTCTCTGGCGGCAGGATCCCGAGGCCTCCGTACTCAGGTTCTGGCAAAGTGTTCAAGGCGtttggaaagaaaaagaggACAATTGCCCAG GCGCTGCTTCCTTCGTCCTCCGTCTCTTCCTGCTCGGAGCTGTGCTCCTGTACAGCTGCATCCTTGCACAGAGGATCCCAG GGCATCGCTACACTGTTAGAGTCAAGATCAATGCCACTGAGGACACGATTGTCATGAAGTTTGTGCGCCCAAGCCCCGACTTGAAGCTGGAAGGTTACATTCTGGGTTACGGCAGCAGTGCCTCTTCCAGGCAGTTCATCCCCTTGCCTGAAAATGGCGTACCATACCAGGCTGAGATGG CAGAGCCTAAGTACCTAGTGGCCGTGCAGCCTATCCTTCCCAACGACGTGACCAAACACTGCACAG GAAAGGTCAACTTGGATGAGCCGCTGAATCTGGCAATTGGTGCTGTCAGCCCAACAGCAGTGCTGCTGTCCTGGGGGCAGCATCTGAAAAGTGCCTATGACAGAGACATCCTTGATGATTGCCTGCAGGATGG TTACTACACCATTCGCTACAGGGAAAGGAATATGAAGTGGGTCTACCAGACATGCCCAACAAGAGACACAGTCATCGACAACCTCACCCCTGACACACCTTATGAGTTCGGCGTCCGCTCCAACAAGGATGACCGCGCAGGTGCTTGGAGTAAAGCCAAGATCCACAGTACCAACCTGGCAG gtaaaaaaacacagaagatcCCAAAGCTCCGACATCCTCTG AACCCTTTAAGGCCTCGTTCTCTCTTCCCACCACGTCCAG CATTGCACAACCGGACACAATCTCGGCTTACATCACTGCTTCGCAGCGCCGCTCTACCAG TTAACGGACACCGGAATTTCCCTCCCATCAAGTCTGCTTTATGGACCCGACTTCATCAAG AATCTCTCAACAAGAAGAAAAACCTGCTCGCAAGACCAAATCAATCAG AAAAGAACAGCGACCAGAAACACGCAGACAAATTGGCGGTCCTCAAGCCCAAAGTCCCAGTCAGCACTGCCAAGCCGACCACTGCCAGGCCAGTCAATTACCAAGAAAAATACACGACGACCACGTCACCCACACCCACAG CCCCTCCACACGAATCATGGGAAGACTCAGACTTGTTTCAGTCGCAGCCGGCCTCAGACGTTGACGCCATGGGCAAAAAGCGTTACGTTG CGCCTCACGTCATCTACCAAACGGGCAAGAAAGCAGACGAGCCATGTTCTATTACGTCATCCTTGAACTTTTTTCCTGGGGATGAACGCAAGGATGCTAATGTGACAGCTGCGCCCAAGTTGTCGCCCACGAACCTCACAGTTTTTACTGTCGAGGGATGTCCTTCCTTCATCATACTGGACTGGGAAAAGACGAACAATGAAACCAAAG AGTATGAAGTCATCTCAACCACCCGAGGACCTGACGGGGAGAAAGTGTCCATTTTGACCACTGACCAGACGCATACTGCAGTAGAGAACCTTAAACCTGAAAGCAG TTATGAGTTTAAGGTGactccaaaaaatgacttagGTTCAGGCCCATCCAGTGAAGCTGTGTCCTTCAACACTGAGTCAG CGGACCCTCGAGTTAGTGAAAACGTCTCAG GAAAAGATGCCCTGTGGACGCAGTTCCCCTTTAAAACAGACTCATACTCCACTTGTAACGGGAAGCAATACGTCAAGAGAACCTGGTACCGCAAGTTTGTAGGGGTGCAGCTGTGCAATTCGCTCAGATACAAGATCTACTTGAGCGATTCGCTGCATG GCCAGTTCTACAACATCGGAGACGAGAGCGGCTTCGGGGAGGATCACTGCCAGTTCGTCGATTCCTTCTTGGACGGAAAAACTGGACGGCAAGTGATTGCAGACCAGCTACCTTCTAGATCTG GCTTTTATCGAGCAGTTCGACAGGAGCCTGTACGATTTGGCCCAATGGGTAGACATTCTCACGTCAATTACGTATCTTGGTACGAGTGCGGAACTCCTATCCCGGGAAAGTGGTAA